From Methanoculleus oceani, a single genomic window includes:
- a CDS encoding phosphomannomutase/phosphoglucomutase translates to MVGIFKAYDIRGRYPDELDEGTAERIGNAFVRLLAAEQVVVGRDMRLSSASLARAFIEGAVEAGAEVADIGMASTPLLNYAIIAGGFDGGAMVTASHLPGEMNGFKLARENAIPLSGDRDLPLLETRVEEQPAARAGGSCRRVEMLDAYIGKVTGFVRAPKPLTIVVDAGNGMIGPEVPRLFSRVPAWRLVPLYLEPDGRFPHHHANPLDPETTRELQDRVVAEGADMGVAFDGDGDRCGFVDERGERVREDLVTALIAEFLLEENPGATILYDLRSSRAVREAIERAGGRGVRSRVGHAFIKALMREEDALFAGELSGHYYYREMGFADNGLLTMVQIANLIAASGRPLSELVKPLDRYPSTGEINLRVSEPAAVLAVLAARYHDAELDRLDGLTAAYPDWWFNIRRSHTEPVVRLNVEAETRSLLDEKKREVLSVIRDADEAAREG, encoded by the coding sequence ATGGTCGGCATCTTCAAGGCCTACGACATCCGGGGGCGCTACCCGGACGAGCTCGACGAGGGGACGGCAGAGAGGATCGGGAACGCCTTCGTCCGGCTCCTTGCGGCGGAGCAGGTCGTCGTCGGGCGCGACATGCGGCTCTCGTCCGCATCGCTTGCCCGGGCGTTTATAGAGGGGGCGGTCGAGGCCGGGGCGGAGGTCGCCGATATCGGGATGGCGAGCACCCCGCTCCTCAACTACGCGATCATCGCCGGGGGGTTCGACGGCGGCGCGATGGTGACGGCCTCCCACCTCCCCGGGGAGATGAACGGGTTCAAACTCGCCCGGGAGAACGCCATCCCTCTCTCCGGCGACCGGGATCTGCCGCTTCTCGAGACGAGGGTCGAGGAGCAGCCGGCAGCCCGTGCCGGCGGGTCCTGCCGGCGGGTCGAGATGCTGGATGCCTACATCGGGAAGGTGACCGGGTTCGTCCGGGCGCCGAAACCGCTCACGATCGTCGTGGATGCCGGGAACGGGATGATCGGACCGGAGGTGCCCCGGCTCTTCTCAAGGGTCCCGGCGTGGCGTCTGGTGCCCCTCTACCTCGAGCCCGACGGGCGGTTCCCCCACCACCACGCAAACCCGCTCGACCCGGAGACCACCCGGGAGCTCCAGGACCGGGTCGTCGCGGAGGGCGCTGACATGGGGGTCGCGTTCGACGGCGACGGCGACCGGTGCGGGTTCGTCGACGAGCGGGGCGAACGGGTCCGGGAGGACCTGGTGACCGCGCTCATCGCGGAGTTCCTGCTCGAGGAGAACCCGGGGGCGACGATCCTCTACGACCTTCGGTCCAGCCGGGCTGTTCGCGAGGCGATCGAGCGGGCAGGAGGGCGGGGCGTCCGCTCGAGGGTCGGCCACGCCTTCATCAAGGCCCTGATGCGGGAGGAAGACGCCCTCTTCGCCGGTGAGCTCTCCGGGCACTACTACTACCGGGAGATGGGCTTTGCGGACAACGGGCTCCTGACGATGGTCCAGATCGCGAACCTCATCGCCGCGAGCGGCCGGCCGCTCTCCGAACTCGTCAAGCCCCTCGATCGCTACCCCTCGACAGGGGAGATCAACCTCCGGGTGAGCGAACCGGCGGCAGTGCTCGCGGTGCTTGCGGCGCGCTACCACGACGCGGAGCTTGACAGACTCGACGGGCTGACGGCGGCCTATCCCGACTGGTGGTTCAACATCCGTCGCTCCCATACCGAGCCGGTGGTGCGGTTGAACGTGGAGGCGGAGACGAGGAGTCTCCTCGATGAGAAGAAGCGGGAGGTCCTCTCGGTCATCCGCGACGCCGATGAGGCGGCGAGGGAGGGGTAA
- a CDS encoding ATP cone domain-containing protein, with translation MAEQQMESRPWQETMVRKTNNQEEQFNPDKIRRSVQNAGADQQLADEITRQIQESTHSGMTTTEIDNSIQETLKQKDMNAYNNWMQWKEQHQKMR, from the coding sequence ATGGCGGAACAGCAGATGGAGTCCCGGCCCTGGCAGGAGACCATGGTCCGGAAGACCAACAACCAGGAGGAGCAGTTCAATCCTGACAAGATCAGGAGGTCGGTGCAGAACGCCGGAGCAGACCAGCAACTGGCGGACGAGATCACCCGGCAGATCCAGGAGAGCACGCACAGCGGGATGACGACCACTGAGATCGACAACAGTATCCAGGAGACACTCAAGCAGAAGGATATGAACGCTTACAACAACTGGATGCAGTGGAAAGAGCAGCACCAGAAGATGCGGTAG
- a CDS encoding Holliday junction resolvase-like protein: MIEWAVILLLFLAVLALFYKYSRIQGQVEQKAREIFESWRRREREDIENWKEQELRRLSDEKAKILFEKWRLDEEGNIRTDAVKRSQSVTRGKVTECLIPYFPDFPYNPKDARFLGTPVDLIVFDGLSDGEEVQKVVFVEIKTGKAANLSKRERAVRECIKAGRVQYFTIHQSFDDSTNQLRDMGMN, encoded by the coding sequence ATGATCGAATGGGCCGTCATCCTTTTACTGTTTCTTGCGGTTTTAGCACTATTTTACAAGTATTCCAGGATTCAAGGTCAGGTCGAACAAAAAGCACGAGAGATATTTGAATCCTGGCGCCGGAGGGAACGAGAAGATATTGAAAACTGGAAGGAACAGGAACTCAGGCGGCTTTCGGACGAAAAAGCAAAAATTCTTTTCGAAAAGTGGAGACTGGACGAAGAGGGAAACATCCGCACCGATGCAGTAAAGCGCAGCCAATCGGTGACCCGGGGGAAGGTCACGGAGTGCCTCATCCCGTATTTCCCCGACTTCCCCTACAATCCAAAGGATGCACGGTTTTTGGGGACTCCGGTCGATCTCATCGTCTTCGACGGATTGTCCGACGGCGAGGAAGTGCAGAAGGTGGTGTTCGTCGAGATAAAAACAGGTAAAGCCGCCAACCTGAGTAAACGGGAGCGTGCCGTCAGGGAATGCATCAAAGCCGGACGGGTGCAATATTTCACAATCCACCAGTCGTTCGATGACAGTACCAACCAACTGCGCGATATGGGAATGAACTAG
- a CDS encoding DUF134 domain-containing protein, producing MNENEPGEGRCRRGRGRPRVRRMIGNREAFRCFGPLCGAPDEVVLLLPEEVEALRLVDLRGLEQEEAAVALGVSRKTLWRDLHEARAKVADALVHGKTIRIAGCGRRLEEGCPEDEDVAFDPSPR from the coding sequence GTGAACGAGAACGAGCCCGGCGAGGGGCGGTGCCGCCGCGGGCGCGGCCGGCCCCGGGTCCGCCGGATGATCGGGAACCGGGAAGCGTTCCGCTGTTTCGGCCCCCTCTGCGGGGCGCCCGACGAGGTCGTCCTCCTCCTCCCCGAGGAGGTGGAGGCCCTGCGGCTCGTCGACCTCCGGGGGCTCGAACAGGAAGAGGCTGCCGTTGCCCTCGGCGTCTCCCGAAAGACACTCTGGCGCGACCTCCACGAGGCGCGGGCGAAGGTCGCCGACGCCCTGGTCCACGGGAAGACGATCCGGATTGCCGGGTGCGGCCGCCGGCTGGAGGAGGGGTGTCCGGAGGATGAGGACGTCGCCTTCGATCCGTCGCCCCGGTAA
- a CDS encoding DUF5320 domain-containing protein, whose protein sequence is MPGFDGTGPAGRGPMTGGRRGRCVPPRSAAAEGESATPVLRGIGRSGIPWGCGRGSGRGGRARGRW, encoded by the coding sequence ATGCCAGGATTTGATGGAACCGGACCGGCCGGCCGTGGCCCGATGACGGGCGGCCGCCGGGGACGGTGCGTTCCGCCCCGGTCTGCGGCGGCGGAAGGCGAGTCCGCGACGCCGGTGCTTCGCGGCATCGGCCGGAGCGGTATCCCGTGGGGATGCGGTCGCGGCTCTGGCCGCGGCGGCCGGGCACGCGGCCGGTGGTAA
- a CDS encoding SulP family inorganic anion transporter has product MPAGETNWRRSLPADLVAGATTALVGIPQAMGFALVAGINPIYGLYTVTFSTAIGALLTGSSYLKVMLSNVLAVSIYSVLAPVPEADVPATLFVLTLLIGLFQLGFGLVKAGSLTRFVSNAVLTGFVTGAALLIVLGQLGNLTGYELPREAIRILAVPDLILHAGEIQPQAIAVGLLTIALVLVFRRVPHLSSVALVLPIVIAALLVGAVFPEIALVGDVAAIPDGLPLPVIPDLALAPGLLVPALALAIIGLVMTVGITETTPEPDGTIADVNRDFSGQGITNILCSFLQCAPAGGSLSATALNVAAGAETRMANLISGALVGLVVAIAGPLAELIPLPALAGILILIGIELMNRPHEIACICRYSRSGRWAMVATFVSTQVLPLQYSIYVGVLLSLAIYLVTSTREATVVRLVPAGGGMFREEPAPNRLPGGRLTILSVSGNVYFATLRAIERSLPSPEGAEGAVVVLALRGRVEAGTGLFRMLERYARQVEAGGNRLILAEVDPRLLSGLEGTGAAAAIGHRNIFFATPIVGESLMEAIRAAEPLVREKE; this is encoded by the coding sequence ATGCCCGCCGGTGAGACGAACTGGAGGAGGAGCCTTCCTGCCGACCTCGTCGCCGGCGCGACCACCGCCCTCGTCGGCATCCCGCAGGCGATGGGGTTCGCCCTCGTCGCCGGGATAAACCCGATCTACGGCCTCTACACCGTCACGTTCTCGACGGCGATCGGGGCGCTCCTCACCGGCTCTTCCTACCTCAAGGTGATGCTCTCAAACGTCCTCGCGGTCTCGATCTACTCGGTCCTCGCCCCGGTCCCGGAGGCCGACGTCCCGGCCACCCTCTTTGTCCTGACGCTCCTTATCGGGCTCTTTCAGCTCGGGTTCGGGCTTGTCAAGGCGGGCAGCCTGACCCGGTTCGTATCGAACGCCGTCCTCACCGGGTTTGTCACGGGAGCAGCGCTCCTCATCGTCCTCGGGCAGCTCGGGAACCTCACCGGCTACGAACTCCCGAGGGAAGCGATCCGGATCCTCGCCGTGCCCGACCTCATCCTTCATGCGGGCGAGATCCAGCCGCAGGCGATCGCGGTCGGGCTCCTGACCATCGCCCTCGTCCTCGTCTTCCGGCGGGTGCCGCACCTCAGTTCCGTCGCCCTCGTCCTCCCGATCGTCATCGCGGCCCTCCTCGTTGGGGCCGTATTCCCGGAGATCGCGCTCGTCGGCGATGTCGCCGCGATCCCCGACGGCCTCCCGTTACCCGTCATCCCCGACCTCGCCCTCGCGCCCGGACTCCTCGTCCCGGCGCTCGCCCTCGCCATCATCGGGCTCGTGATGACCGTCGGGATCACGGAGACGACCCCGGAGCCCGACGGCACCATCGCCGACGTGAACCGGGACTTCTCGGGACAGGGAATCACGAACATCCTCTGCAGTTTCCTCCAGTGCGCACCGGCGGGCGGGTCGCTCTCGGCGACGGCGCTCAACGTCGCCGCGGGGGCAGAGACCCGGATGGCCAATCTCATCTCGGGCGCCCTTGTCGGGCTGGTCGTCGCCATCGCGGGACCGCTTGCCGAACTGATCCCGCTCCCGGCCCTTGCCGGCATCCTGATCCTCATCGGGATCGAACTCATGAACCGGCCCCACGAGATCGCCTGCATCTGCAGGTACTCCCGCTCCGGGCGCTGGGCGATGGTCGCCACCTTCGTCTCCACCCAGGTCCTGCCGCTCCAGTACAGCATCTACGTCGGCGTCCTCCTCTCGCTTGCCATCTACCTGGTCACCTCCACCCGGGAGGCAACCGTGGTCCGCCTCGTCCCGGCGGGAGGGGGGATGTTCCGGGAAGAACCGGCGCCCAACCGGCTCCCGGGCGGTCGCCTTACCATCCTCTCGGTCTCCGGCAACGTCTACTTCGCCACCCTCCGGGCGATCGAGCGTTCGCTTCCGTCCCCGGAAGGGGCAGAAGGCGCCGTCGTGGTTCTCGCCCTCCGGGGGAGAGTCGAAGCCGGCACCGGGCTCTTCCGGATGCTGGAACGCTATGCCCGCCAGGTCGAGGCCGGGGGGAACCGGCTCATCCTCGCCGAGGTCGACCCCCGACTTCTATCGGGCCTGGAAGGGACCGGGGCGGCGGCGGCCATCGGACACAGGAACATATTCTTCGCGACGCCGATCGTCGGGGAGTCACTCATGGAGGCGATCCGGGCGGCGGAGCCCCTGGTCCGGGAGAAGGAGTGA
- a CDS encoding AI-2E family transporter translates to MTAESLSPPARIAIVGAAVVIVLAGIRAAAPLLGPFLVAVFFAMITAPVMTWLTRRGVPPVLAAGTVVVALIGLLVGVLAFLGVAFTGFIRSLPQYQASLEGQAAGLADYGIDPGTFTVWDYIDQGYVIQQVAGLARQVGSITFDIFIVFVGIGFLLLEAPRLTAALARRLGPENSLYRHFSQSGRILIDYVVVRTKVNLITGVGTGLFLTLLGVDFAVLWGFVAFVLSYVPYIGLVAAAIPPTLLAFIEYGPAGAVAVIAAVALIDAAAENLVLPRMAGRELNLSPFVVLFSVILWGLVLGAVGVFLAIPLTIAVKLFLESWEETRWIGEMMGNGGRRE, encoded by the coding sequence ATGACCGCCGAGAGCCTCTCCCCCCCCGCCCGGATCGCGATCGTCGGGGCGGCGGTCGTCATCGTTCTCGCGGGGATCCGGGCGGCCGCCCCGCTCCTCGGCCCGTTCCTGGTCGCCGTCTTCTTCGCCATGATCACCGCGCCCGTCATGACGTGGCTGACCCGGCGGGGAGTGCCCCCGGTCCTCGCCGCCGGAACGGTGGTCGTGGCCCTCATCGGGCTCCTCGTCGGGGTGCTCGCCTTCCTCGGCGTGGCTTTCACCGGGTTTATCCGCTCCCTGCCGCAGTACCAGGCGAGCCTCGAGGGGCAGGCTGCCGGACTCGCCGATTACGGCATCGACCCCGGGACCTTCACGGTATGGGACTACATCGACCAGGGGTACGTGATCCAGCAGGTGGCCGGGCTCGCCCGGCAGGTCGGGAGCATCACCTTCGACATCTTCATCGTCTTCGTCGGGATCGGGTTCCTTCTCCTTGAGGCGCCCCGGCTCACGGCTGCTCTCGCGCGGCGCCTGGGGCCAGAGAACTCCCTATACCGGCACTTCTCGCAGTCGGGCCGGATCCTCATCGATTACGTGGTGGTCAGAACGAAGGTGAACCTGATCACCGGCGTCGGGACCGGGCTCTTCCTCACCCTCCTCGGGGTCGACTTTGCGGTGCTCTGGGGCTTTGTCGCCTTCGTCCTGAGCTACGTCCCCTACATCGGCCTCGTCGCAGCCGCGATCCCGCCCACCCTCCTCGCCTTCATCGAATACGGGCCGGCGGGAGCGGTGGCCGTCATCGCCGCCGTCGCCCTCATCGACGCCGCCGCCGAGAACCTCGTCCTCCCCCGGATGGCCGGGCGGGAACTCAACCTCTCGCCGTTCGTCGTCCTCTTCTCCGTCATCCTCTGGGGGCTCGTCCTCGGGGCGGTCGGGGTCTTCCTTGCCATACCGCTGACGATCGCGGTCAAGCTCTTCCTCGAGAGCTGGGAGGAGACCCGGTGGATAGGGGAGATGATGGGCAACGGAGGCCGGCGGGAGTAA
- a CDS encoding DUF1269 domain-containing protein codes for MSDLIAIAYDGEETAFRVRDRLIQLTKEHVIELEDLVVVVHHRDGKTEIKQATNLAGMGALSGAFWGLLIGLIFFAPIFGLAIGAITGALAGRFSDYGIDDNFIKEVAESVGPGNSAVFLLVKKITPDRVVDAIREFGGHVIRTSLSEAEEANLQDAFGAGTAAKAEVPPPSP; via the coding sequence ATGAGTGATCTGATTGCCATCGCCTATGACGGCGAGGAAACCGCGTTCCGGGTCAGAGATCGGCTCATCCAGCTGACGAAGGAGCACGTCATCGAACTGGAGGACCTGGTGGTTGTCGTCCACCACCGGGACGGAAAGACCGAGATCAAGCAGGCTACCAACCTGGCCGGCATGGGGGCGCTCTCGGGCGCCTTCTGGGGGCTTCTGATCGGCCTGATCTTCTTTGCCCCGATCTTCGGGCTTGCCATCGGGGCGATCACCGGCGCGCTCGCCGGGCGTTTCTCCGATTACGGCATCGACGACAACTTCATCAAGGAGGTCGCGGAGAGTGTCGGGCCAGGCAACTCCGCGGTCTTCCTGCTCGTCAAGAAGATTACGCCGGACAGGGTGGTCGACGCCATCAGGGAGTTCGGGGGCCACGTCATCCGGACGTCGCTCTCGGAGGCGGAGGAGGCGAACCTCCAGGACGCCTTCGGGGCCGGGACGGCGGCAAAAGCAGAGGTGCCGCCACCCTCCCCGTGA
- a CDS encoding STAS/SEC14 domain-containing protein, protein MLEQMKTGAGDVVGFRFDGEMTAKDYDGTLIPALEAVEKGHPILRILFHIVNFHGWKPHGHWETLKDWPGMEKVDRIAIVGGEKWEEWMNHLPGLFVGFFGIDVRYFTEGHLDAALDWLRKPIAAKEAAVEVE, encoded by the coding sequence ATGCTTGAACAGATGAAGACGGGTGCAGGAGACGTCGTCGGGTTCCGGTTCGACGGCGAGATGACGGCCAAAGACTACGACGGGACGCTGATCCCGGCGCTCGAGGCGGTGGAGAAGGGCCACCCGATCCTCCGGATACTCTTTCATATCGTGAACTTCCACGGCTGGAAGCCGCATGGGCACTGGGAGACCCTCAAGGACTGGCCGGGGATGGAGAAGGTCGACCGGATCGCGATCGTCGGCGGGGAGAAGTGGGAAGAGTGGATGAACCACCTGCCCGGACTCTTTGTGGGCTTTTTCGGCATCGACGTGCGGTATTTCACCGAAGGCCACCTGGACGCCGCACTCGACTGGCTGCGGAAGCCGATAGCCGCAAAAGAGGCCGCTGTCGAGGTGGAGTGA
- a CDS encoding PHP domain-containing protein: MHYYKDIIFEKPLPEEIRRLDLLPADLHFHTRHSDSATRVRDALKLAARRRVGLAITDHNQVGGVADAERQGIRIPLIPGIEVSANDGPHILLYFYSASDLLDFYRRHVEKNRRNGPFTAIRLDTPEILDRREGYACIAAEAHPCGYAFLNRGVERCVAGACIGEEIFSRLDALEVICGGMARSHNLKAAGLAVAHGLGRTGGTDGHLLHELGGVVTCAEADTVEEFLDAVRARKTVIIGRERPLVEKAVMGTAVLPHHLPYTVPILQARWEQSLPRIRKFVQGRLNR, from the coding sequence ATGCACTATTATAAGGATATCATATTCGAAAAACCCCTGCCGGAAGAGATCCGGCGGCTCGATCTGCTCCCGGCGGACCTCCACTTCCACACCCGGCACTCCGACTCGGCCACCCGTGTGCGGGACGCGCTGAAACTCGCGGCCCGCCGGAGAGTCGGGCTTGCGATCACCGACCACAATCAGGTCGGCGGCGTGGCCGATGCAGAGCGGCAGGGGATCCGGATTCCCCTCATCCCCGGGATCGAGGTCAGCGCCAACGACGGCCCGCACATCCTCCTCTACTTCTACTCGGCCTCCGACCTTCTGGACTTCTACCGGCGTCACGTCGAGAAGAACCGGAGAAACGGCCCGTTCACCGCAATACGTCTCGATACCCCCGAGATCCTCGATCGCCGGGAGGGGTACGCCTGCATCGCCGCCGAGGCGCACCCCTGCGGCTACGCTTTCCTGAACCGCGGGGTCGAGCGGTGTGTCGCCGGCGCGTGCATCGGCGAAGAAATCTTCTCCCGCCTCGACGCGCTCGAGGTGATCTGCGGGGGGATGGCCCGGTCACATAACCTGAAGGCGGCCGGGCTCGCCGTCGCCCATGGTCTCGGGCGGACCGGCGGAACCGACGGCCACCTCCTCCACGAACTCGGCGGGGTCGTCACCTGTGCCGAGGCCGATACCGTGGAAGAGTTCCTGGATGCCGTCCGGGCGAGAAAAACCGTCATCATCGGCCGCGAACGACCGCTCGTCGAGAAGGCGGTGATGGGGACCGCGGTCCTCCCGCACCACCTCCCCTATACCGTCCCCATCCTCCAGGCCCGCTGGGAACAGAGCCTCCCCCGGATCAGGAAGTTCGTCCAGGGCCGGCTGAACCGGTGA
- the cls gene encoding cardiolipin synthase gives MELELSIGFILALNVVFAVTIVFFERRNPTATTAWLMVLFLLPPVGFVLYLLFGQNYTRQKMFVIKEQEDRSYLQGIFEKQHRALAGNHHRFTTPEAEEFRDTIFLLLQNNRACLTEGNRVVIYTRGEDKFDALFAAIRGAHRHIHLEYFVVNDDDLGRAVIHALAEKAREGVEVRLLFDAMGSRPGGGSRAAFSELADAGGKIGVFFPSFYRVNYRNHRKIAVIDGVVGFIGGFNIGNDYLGEGPLGRWRDTAVRITGDAVRMLQLRFFLDWHYVTGENADLETRYFSGGGSPGTTPIQIVSGGPDTRWNPIKEGYLKLINSARESVCIQTPYFIPDESVTDALRLAALSGVDVRIMIPCKPDHPFVYWATLSFIGDLLDAGVRAYTYDDGFLHAKTIVVDRKAGSVGSANWDVRSFRLNFEANAFFYDAAVGADLMRAFEEDLAVSTEITPEDYRARSLGVRVKESVSRLFSPLG, from the coding sequence ATGGAATTGGAACTCTCAATAGGATTCATCCTTGCCCTCAACGTCGTATTCGCCGTCACCATCGTCTTTTTCGAGCGGAGAAACCCGACGGCCACGACGGCCTGGCTGATGGTCCTCTTCCTCCTGCCTCCCGTCGGTTTTGTGCTCTACCTGCTCTTCGGGCAGAATTATACCCGGCAGAAGATGTTCGTCATCAAGGAGCAGGAGGACCGTTCTTATCTCCAGGGGATCTTCGAGAAGCAGCACCGGGCGCTCGCCGGCAACCACCACCGGTTTACCACCCCGGAGGCGGAGGAGTTCCGCGACACGATCTTCCTCCTCCTCCAGAACAACCGGGCGTGCCTGACTGAGGGGAACCGGGTCGTTATCTACACCCGGGGCGAGGATAAGTTCGACGCACTCTTTGCCGCGATCCGGGGCGCACACCGCCACATCCACCTGGAGTACTTCGTCGTCAACGACGACGACCTAGGGCGGGCGGTCATCCACGCCCTCGCAGAGAAGGCGCGGGAGGGCGTCGAAGTCCGGCTCCTCTTCGACGCCATGGGATCCCGGCCCGGAGGCGGGTCGCGAGCGGCGTTCTCCGAACTGGCGGACGCCGGAGGGAAGATCGGGGTCTTCTTCCCCTCGTTTTACCGGGTCAACTACCGCAACCACCGAAAGATCGCCGTCATCGACGGGGTCGTGGGGTTCATCGGCGGGTTCAACATCGGAAACGATTACCTGGGGGAGGGGCCGCTCGGCCGCTGGCGCGACACCGCCGTCCGGATCACGGGGGATGCCGTCCGGATGCTCCAGCTCCGGTTCTTCCTCGACTGGCATTACGTGACCGGCGAGAACGCGGACCTCGAGACCCGCTACTTCTCCGGCGGGGGCTCGCCCGGCACGACGCCGATCCAGATCGTCTCCGGCGGCCCGGATACCCGGTGGAACCCGATAAAGGAGGGTTACCTCAAACTGATCAACTCCGCCCGGGAGTCGGTCTGCATCCAGACACCCTACTTCATACCGGACGAGAGCGTCACCGACGCCCTGCGGCTCGCGGCACTCTCCGGTGTCGACGTCCGGATCATGATCCCCTGCAAGCCCGACCACCCGTTCGTCTACTGGGCGACCCTCTCGTTCATCGGCGACCTGCTCGATGCCGGGGTGCGGGCCTATACCTACGACGACGGGTTTCTCCACGCAAAGACGATCGTCGTCGACAGAAAGGCGGGCTCGGTCGGGAGTGCGAACTGGGACGTCCGGAGTTTCCGGCTGAACTTCGAGGCGAACGCCTTCTTCTACGATGCGGCCGTCGGGGCCGATCTTATGCGGGCGTTCGAGGAGGATCTTGCCGTCTCCACCGAGATCACGCCGGAGGACTACCGGGCACGGTCCCTCGGTGTCCGGGTGAAGGAGTCGGTCTCCCGTCTCTTCTCGCCGCTCGGGTGA
- a CDS encoding STAS/SEC14 domain-containing protein has product MLDRMKESSGSVLGFRFDGKLSESDYATVLIPELERAMKDHQNVRILLKIEGFRSWRPGEAWEAFKQWPGMERVDRIAVVGGERWREWMNHLPGLFVGFSGVDVRYFPENRLRDAWGWLREGLVVLPVPE; this is encoded by the coding sequence ATGCTTGACCGGATGAAGGAAAGTTCAGGGAGTGTTCTCGGGTTCCGGTTCGACGGGAAGTTGAGCGAGAGCGATTATGCCACCGTCCTGATCCCGGAACTCGAACGAGCGATGAAAGATCACCAGAACGTCCGGATCCTCTTAAAGATCGAAGGCTTCCGCAGCTGGAGACCCGGCGAGGCCTGGGAAGCCTTCAAGCAGTGGCCGGGAATGGAGAGGGTCGACCGGATCGCCGTCGTCGGCGGAGAGCGGTGGCGGGAATGGATGAACCACCTGCCGGGGCTCTTTGTCGGGTTCTCCGGGGTCGACGTTCGCTACTTCCCGGAGAACCGTCTCCGGGACGCCTGGGGCTGGCTCCGGGAAGGGCTCGTGGTCCTCCCGGTCCCGGAATGA
- a CDS encoding molybdopterin-dependent oxidoreductase, producing MRIGRRTGLIIVILLIGAITALNALDLAGGGSGVTELAPAEVREYRGEQLSSITDFRENSIRGPQYVNASTYTLTIDGLVESRKGYSYDALMERFPHYRKVVTLYCVEGWDVTILWEGMKVEDLLQEAGVEPGADTVIFYAEDGYSSSLPLAYIEDRDILLAYAMNNVTLPAERGFPFQLVAEDRWGYKWVKWVTRIEVSDDENYRGYWESRGYSNNGSIDRSFFDRG from the coding sequence ATGCGCATTGGACGTCGCACGGGCCTGATCATAGTCATATTGCTGATCGGCGCCATCACCGCCCTCAACGCCCTCGACCTGGCGGGGGGCGGATCGGGAGTGACGGAGCTTGCACCTGCGGAGGTGCGGGAGTACCGGGGTGAGCAGCTCTCCTCGATTACGGATTTTCGTGAGAACTCGATCCGTGGCCCGCAGTATGTGAATGCGAGCACCTACACTCTCACCATCGACGGACTGGTGGAGAGCAGAAAGGGATACTCCTACGATGCGCTCATGGAGCGGTTCCCTCACTACCGCAAGGTTGTTACCCTCTACTGCGTGGAAGGCTGGGACGTCACCATCCTCTGGGAGGGGATGAAAGTAGAGGATCTCCTGCAGGAGGCGGGAGTGGAGCCGGGGGCAGATACGGTCATCTTCTACGCGGAGGACGGCTACTCCTCATCACTTCCCCTTGCCTACATCGAGGACCGGGACATCCTGCTGGCCTATGCCATGAACAACGTCACCCTCCCGGCGGAGCGGGGATTCCCCTTCCAGCTGGTGGCCGAAGACCGCTGGGGCTATAAGTGGGTGAAGTGGGTGACCCGGATCGAAGTATCCGACGATGAGAACTACCGCGGCTACTGGGAGAGCCGGGGGTATTCGAACAACGGGAGCATAGACCGATCCTTCTTCGATCGGGGATAG